ATGGCTGTTTCAGCGGCAGTGAACCTCCTGGTGTCCAGGAGGCTTTTTGCAATAGGCTACGCCGCGGAATCGGTGGCGCTCCAGGGAAACGCCTGGCACCTGCGGACTGATGTCTATACCTCGCTGGGTGTTCTGGCGGGCCTTCTGCTGATCATGGTTGCCCGCTGGGCGTTTCCGGGTCTCGACGTATACTGGCTTGACCCGCTGGCGGCACTCTGCGTGGCGGTGCTTATCGGTGTGACGGGGTGGCGCGTACTGGTGAAGGCCTTTCGCGACCTGGTCGACGCGCGCCTTCCCGACGATGAAGAAGCGCTTATCCGCTCAATCATAGCTTCGGGACAGCCAAAAGTCCTCGGCTATAATCACCTGCGCACCCGCCGGGCGGGCCGGGTCCGGTTCGTGGAATTCCGCATGAAAGTCGATTCGGGAATGACCGTCGATCAATCCCACAGCCTGGCCGAGGAAGTGACGTCGGCTATACGGAACGAGTTTCCCGGCACCAATGTCTCAATCCACGTGGAACCCTGTGCGGAGAACTGCCGGGGAGGAGCCTGCCCCGAAGGCTGTTTTGTCGGGGTTTCTCCCGGAGAGACACGCCGTTCCTGACCGATACCGGGCCCAAATCAGCGGTGATCGGCCCCGTCTGTCAGACACCGGCGTGTTCCGGGACAAGTCGGCAACCATGGCATCGTTCGACACATTTCTGTAGAGACAGGGGAAAAAGTTTATGGTAGAAGAAAACATTGTTTTTTTCGACTTCATCATCCTTCGGTCATAATGATCTGTATGCCGGGAGGGGGACGGTCTATGATTATTCGGTGCTGGGGTGCCAGGGGATCCGTGGCTGTATCGGGAAGAGAGTACCTGAAATACGGGGGTGACACGACCTGCCTGGAAGTACGGACAAAAAACGATGAAGTTATCATCATCGATGCCGGAACGGGCATACGGCGCCTGGGCAACCAGCTGTTCGATGAAAATCACGATACCTTTCATATGCTCCTCACCCATGTGCACTGGGATCACATCATGGGGTTCCCTTTTTTCAAACCTCTTTACGACAGGAACAGGCGCATCATCTTCCACGGCAGTCCGCTCCCGAATCATTCCATCGAAAAGGTACTCGCGTCGCTGATGAGGGATCCCCTGTTTCCCGTGGACTACGGAATCATCAAGGGCCGCCTGCAGTATGATGACCTTCACCGGGACAGCTTTACCATCGATTCAGTAACGGTCACCCCGATACCGTTGAGCCATCCCAACCAGGGGACGGGATTTCTGTTCAGTGAAGGGGAGGTCGCCTTTGTGTTTCTCACGGACAATGAGTTGACCTACCGCCACCCCGGCGGACTCGATTTCGAGGAATACCGGTCCATTTGCGCCGGGGCCGATCTCCTTATTCATGACGCGGAGTTCAAGGCGGGCGAGTATGAACAGGCCCGCCGGTGGGGGCATTCGGTGTTCACCGACGCCCTGAACCTGGCCCTTGGGGCACGGGTTGCATCACTGGGTTTGTTTCATCATAATCAGGACAGGACCGACGAAGCACTTGACCGGATGGTAGAGGAATGTCGTTCGCGTGTTGAGCGCGACGGGGTGTCGATGGACTGTTTCGCCCTGCCCCAGGACTGGGAAATCGTTCTGGAGGACGGAACCGTTGCGGGATCGATGGCGCGACCGATGATGATCTGACGATGAGTGCCGATTGCAGCCGCTTCCGGCCCGGGCGTGTGTGATTGCCCTTCTGCCCATAATACTCAATTCCCCGGGAAGCCGTTCAACGGCAGGATTGCTTGCCCGGGGACTCACTGTTACGGGGGATTTATACAATGCTCGATCCTTCAACAACGCTACTGGTTATTATAGACGCACAGGAACGCCTGATGCCTGCTGTCCTGGACAGCGAGCGGGTCATCCACAACCTTCAGATCATGATTCGAGGCGCACAATTGTTCAACGTCCCCATCCTGGCTCTGGAGCAGGTCAATCTGGGCCCCATCGTTGCTCCTCTGGCGGAACTTCTGGGGGATACAAGACCCATCGGGAAAAAAAGCTTCAGCGGCTGCGGCGAGCGGACATTCGTTGAGGCGCTTGAGTCGGCGGGACGCCGCCGGATTCTTGTCGGGGGAGCCGAGACGCACATCTGCGTGCACCAGACAGCCCTGGGCCTGCTGGAGCGAGGATACGAGACACTGGTCCTCGAAGACTGCGTGTCCTCACGGACAGCGGCGAACCGGGAAACGGGCCTCCGTCGCATGAACGCCGAGGGAGTCAAGTCAACAAGCGCGGAAATGGCTCTCTACGAGTTGCTCAGAGTGGCCGAGGGTGACGGAATCCGGGCTCTCACCAGGCTGGTCAAGTAGGAACGCCGCGTGTCGGGTCGGAGCACCACGCGCGAAGCGCCGAAGCCGGCGGGTAGTATCTCTCAAATAAAGCGGAGGGAAAAATCATGAAGGTCTCCATCATTTACTATTCTCTTTATGGACATGTCCATGCCATGGCACAGGCGGTGGCGGAAGGGGTTCGAAGCGTCGAGGGGGCGGAGGTGAGCATTCGACGCGTTCCGGAAACTCTTCAACCTGGAATCATTGAAAAATTGGGAGCCCTGAAGGCCCAGGAACAGATGGCCCCGGTTCCCCGGGCAACACTCGAGGATTTGGTGTCCTCCGAGGCGATCATATTCGGAACGCCCACCAGATTCGGCAACATGTGCGGCCAGATGCGCCAGTTTCTGGATTCCACGGGCGGCCTCTGGGCGAAGGACGCCCTGGTGGGAAAAGTGGGAAGTGTTTTTGTCTCTTCGGGAACCCAGCACGGCGGCCAGGAATCGACGATCCTCAGTTTCCACACGAACCTGCTTCACTACGGCATGATCGTGGTCGGTCTGCCTTACAGCTACAAGGGGCAGACGACCGTCGAAGAAGTGGCAGGCGGGTCCCCCTACGGCGCGAGCACCATAGCGGGCCCGACGAACGCCAGGATGCCGAGCGGGAACGAACTGGCGGCGGCCCGCTTCCAGGGAGCCCACGTAGCATCCATCACCAGGAGGCTCACCGCGGGTTTGTGACATGACGTTCTGGATGGCCCTGATCGGCGCGGCAGTTCTCTGGGGCATCATTGCCGCCGGCAGGTCACAGTATGCGCGACGGCGCCGGGAAAGGGCCCTGTCGAAACCATTCCCCGACGAGTGGGAAACCATTCTCGAACGAAGCGTAGCGCTCTATCGCCGCCTGCCGGACCCTTGCAAGATTGAACTCAGAAAGAGAATCCTTCTCTTTCTCGATGAAAAGCGCTTTGAAGGATGCGGCGGTCTCACCCTGACCGATGAAATACGGCTCACCGTCGCGGCACAGGCCTGCCTGCTTGTCATGAACCGGCCGACCCGCAGTGCTTTGTATCCCCGGCTGTCGTCGATCCTGGTTTACCCTGAAGTTTACATGGCGCCCGAATGGATCCCTCTCGACGGCGAGCTCTACATGGAAACCACGGGCGTCCAGTCCGGAGAATCGTGGCAGGAAGGAATGGTGGTGATCGCCTGGAAGGACGCGAAACGGGAATCGAAGAGTACGAAAGGCCCCTATAACGTTGTTATTCACGAATTCGCCCACCAGCTCGACCAGGAAAGCGGATGGGCCGACGGAACGCCCATCCTGCGAAACCGGCGCCAGTATGAAAGGTGGCAGACGATTTCCAGGCGGGAATTTTCGAGACTACGGGAGGAAGGGGGAGGAAGCGACAGCCCCCTGAACGACTACGGAGGACTGGATCCTGCTGAATTCTTCGCCGTGGCCACGGAGACTTTCTTCCAGGATTCCCGGCGCATGGCCGACGGCATTCCCGAGCTGTATGACCAGTTGAAGGACTACTATGGACTCGATCCGGCGGAATGGAACAAGCCGCAGGGCGGAAACGGCCGTGGATGAACGGAAGAGGGCAGGGTGTCCTGAAGATACTCCATGCGTCCACCCTTTTTTGAAAGGCCTTCCCGCTGA
This portion of the Syntrophales bacterium genome encodes:
- a CDS encoding MBL fold metallo-hydrolase; the encoded protein is MIIRCWGARGSVAVSGREYLKYGGDTTCLEVRTKNDEVIIIDAGTGIRRLGNQLFDENHDTFHMLLTHVHWDHIMGFPFFKPLYDRNRRIIFHGSPLPNHSIEKVLASLMRDPLFPVDYGIIKGRLQYDDLHRDSFTIDSVTVTPIPLSHPNQGTGFLFSEGEVAFVFLTDNELTYRHPGGLDFEEYRSICAGADLLIHDAEFKAGEYEQARRWGHSVFTDALNLALGARVASLGLFHHNQDRTDEALDRMVEECRSRVERDGVSMDCFALPQDWEIVLEDGTVAGSMARPMMI
- a CDS encoding zinc-dependent peptidase, which produces MTFWMALIGAAVLWGIIAAGRSQYARRRRERALSKPFPDEWETILERSVALYRRLPDPCKIELRKRILLFLDEKRFEGCGGLTLTDEIRLTVAAQACLLVMNRPTRSALYPRLSSILVYPEVYMAPEWIPLDGELYMETTGVQSGESWQEGMVVIAWKDAKRESKSTKGPYNVVIHEFAHQLDQESGWADGTPILRNRRQYERWQTISRREFSRLREEGGGSDSPLNDYGGLDPAEFFAVATETFFQDSRRMADGIPELYDQLKDYYGLDPAEWNKPQGGNGRG
- a CDS encoding isochorismatase family protein, whose product is MLDPSTTLLVIIDAQERLMPAVLDSERVIHNLQIMIRGAQLFNVPILALEQVNLGPIVAPLAELLGDTRPIGKKSFSGCGERTFVEALESAGRRRILVGGAETHICVHQTALGLLERGYETLVLEDCVSSRTAANRETGLRRMNAEGVKSTSAEMALYELLRVAEGDGIRALTRLVK
- a CDS encoding cation diffusion facilitator family transporter translates to RLSVASNTGLVALKLTVGVFTGSMAVISEAIHSGIDLLASFIALISVKASAVPPDRSHPFGHEKIENISGSIEALLILLAAAWIVYESIHRLINPEPVSLIGLGAAVMAVSAAVNLLVSRRLFAIGYAAESVALQGNAWHLRTDVYTSLGVLAGLLLIMVARWAFPGLDVYWLDPLAALCVAVLIGVTGWRVLVKAFRDLVDARLPDDEEALIRSIIASGQPKVLGYNHLRTRRAGRVRFVEFRMKVDSGMTVDQSHSLAEEVTSAIRNEFPGTNVSIHVEPCAENCRGGACPEGCFVGVSPGETRRS
- the wrbA gene encoding NAD(P)H:quinone oxidoreductase, with amino-acid sequence MKVSIIYYSLYGHVHAMAQAVAEGVRSVEGAEVSIRRVPETLQPGIIEKLGALKAQEQMAPVPRATLEDLVSSEAIIFGTPTRFGNMCGQMRQFLDSTGGLWAKDALVGKVGSVFVSSGTQHGGQESTILSFHTNLLHYGMIVVGLPYSYKGQTTVEEVAGGSPYGASTIAGPTNARMPSGNELAAARFQGAHVASITRRLTAGL